In a genomic window of Phyllostomus discolor isolate MPI-MPIP mPhyDis1 chromosome 5, mPhyDis1.pri.v3, whole genome shotgun sequence:
- the HUS1B gene encoding LOW QUALITY PROTEIN: checkpoint protein HUS1B (The sequence of the model RefSeq protein was modified relative to this genomic sequence to represent the inferred CDS: inserted 6 bases in 4 codons), producing the protein RAYGTWGTPLCSDCYPHGIIKFYAKVAGKNFIELFVHVSGTISKLAKVCVLHVSQDKLCFGTTHSRVMHEARVWWEVKWGDFFHWFLMEGVSEEFRKIYLELASEHLFRAVRSTGNAPEVPVDQHCPCLIELAAGGSAAAVAHRWDLPVGVLSRRAGKNFPEPXDDVRVYLPALKTXKNIIERMVNTGNQVLVEANLXDRMNFSVETIVVSIKSYFNNLGNPPLPALDMSXKQKPEEHVAVWVGNRKLLQFFEGQQINPTVALCNILSNTLFFIFRCHL; encoded by the exons AGGGCTTATGGCACATGGGGTACCCCTCTGTGCTCTGACTGCTACCCTCACGGCATCATAAAGTtttatgccaaggttgcaggcaaGAATTTTATAGAACTCTTTGTCCATGTCAGTGGTACCATATCAAAACTGGCAAAAGTCTGTGTGCTTCATGTGAGCCAAGACAAACTGTGCTTTGGGACCACTCATTCCAGGGTCATGCATGAGGCCAGGGTGTGGTGGGAGGTTAAGTGGGGAGACTTCTTTCACTGGTTTCTCATGGAAGGCGTTTCAGAAGAATTCAGAAAGATTTATTTAGAGCTGGCATCTGAGCATTTGTTCAGAGCAGTGAGAAGCACAGGGAATGCCCCTGAAGTTCCTGTTGACCAACATTGTCCCTGCCTCATTGAGCTGGCAGCTGGTGGCTCTGCAGCTGCTGTTGCCCACAGGTGGGATCTGCCTGTGGGGGTGCTTTCCAGAAGGGCTGGGAAAAATTTCCCAGAGCC AGATGATGTTAGAGTTTATCTGCCAGCTTTGAAGAC AAAGAACATTATAGAAAGGATGGTAAACACGGGTAATCAAGTGCTGGTTGAAGCAAATC ATGACAGAATGAACTTCAGTGTAGAAACTATTGTAGTGtctataaaaagttatttcaacaacCTTGGAAATCCTCCATTGCCTGCTCTGGATATGT TAAAACAGAAACCTGAAGAGCATGTTGCAGTGTGGGTAGGGAATAGGAAGCTTCTGCAGTTTTTCGAGGGACAGCAAATAAATCCTACAGTGGCCTTATGCAATATTTTGAGCAAtactcttttcttcatcttcagaTGTCATCTTtag